In Drechmeria coniospora strain ARSEF 6962 chromosome 03, whole genome shotgun sequence, the DNA window CTTAAAGGAATTACTATTTACTAAAAATTTACCTAAGGTATAATAACAATctaacttattaatataatacctataatataGGCCTAAACTATATctaaaggggggggggaagtacttatagtagtaaatataatattaatagtaagAAACAAGTAAATAaatgttacggagtcgctaggcgactgctctaggactcttaataatgtttattaaaagacttaaaggataggaaaactacttggcaactagggcttctagttgtgtgcgttcctcctagtgggtcccttggttcccttcgttctcctatatcgggctaagcccgataccataacaatAAATTCCTAATAAGGAGGTTaaaagtattaataataccttttatataggataataagtataataagaaATAGTAATTTACCCTATAAGGAAGGAATTATAATAATTAGAAAGAAATTAATAATTCTTATTAATATTAGTTTATTAACTAACTACGTAAAGAATATATAGAATAATCTTAATAAGGAAATACTAACCTACCTTATAAGaaaggaataataataatagaaaagtaagtacaataggAGGTAATAAAAaagttaataataaaaattatataataaggATTTAAaaaataagtaagtataatagtttaaaaaaagaataataataaagtataataagaAGGAAATAAAAAGGGTAATATAATAAAAGTAATAAAAGGGAAAAATAAAATAAGACTAAGTACTTTAGATacttaataaatacctaaggaAGGAATAAAGTAAGGTAAAGCTAGTTAccttaagtaattagtaaACCCCTAAGGAAAGGATAAAGTAGGAAGGAGATTAAAtactttaagtacttaataaatacctaaaGAATTTTTTTAGGAGCTATAATAATAAGGAAGGCTAGCCTAAGGAAGAGTAATTTAgttattattataaatagactttactttaaataaGTAGAGTAagatagtatattatagtattaggcctagcctaatataggaaAATAAAGGGAACTAAAGGACCTACTAAGAatatatacatatatataactaaatactttagttactaagtacttttccctcctttaagtcttttaataaatattattaagagccctaAAGTAGTTACCTAGTAATTCTATAATAAAAATATAGAAACTAAATATAATTAAGCTATAACAAAAGGTATAGAACTAATAAAACTATATAAAGGGTTATACCTATTATTTAAAAGATCTTAAGGACAAGATTAGAAAGAAGGAGAATAATATTACAAACtaatattacggagttactaggcaattactctagggctcttaatatttattaaaagacttaaagaagggaaaactacttagcaactagggcttctagttatatgcgttcttcctagtaggtcctttagttccctccgttctcctatatcgggctaagcccgatactataacaactaactataattaatactactacCTTATTAGTATTTAGAAAGTAATTCTTCCTATTCCTTAAGTCTTTATTTTAAGCTATAAGGTACTTTTTTAAGAAGAATACCTTTATTAACTATTAAGTTATAacctagcttagctagtagcttagctaagcTATTTatcttattaagactaattaaCACTTTTAGTTTATTAAGGAAAGCTTAAAAAAGGTTAATTTACTTcatatattaattattataggCAGCTAAGGCTATTGAAATACCTTGTATTCCTTTACTAGTAACTATTTAATTTATAAGTAGATAATAGACTTTATTTTACCTAATACTATTAACCTACTAAATATATCTTTTGAAATACAGTAGCTATctcagtacatgcactagGCTATGAGCTTATACTTATCTAGTTCTACTGTTGTGAATTTTATTAAATAGCATAATCTAATTATTGCTTCGACTCTTACCAAGTCTATAAAGCCAGTCTTGTGGCATCTGGCCATTTCATTAATGCCGTCCTAATAAAGTCGATAACTTTCGTACTGCTCCAGCGCTTTAGAGCTTTCAGCATTTCTTCGGCATCGCTTAAGGTCACACTGTCCAAGGTAAGCAAGTTGATAACCTCATCATCCCACTCTGCTTTATCATCGCCAAGGCTTCTCCTTGCTGAAATAGAAGCAAGCAAGTGTCGTGGACTGGATATATGTCTGGCCTTGAACTCCTCAATATACTTCCCTAAACCCTTCGATTCACCCATCGCCTTGAATTCGGCTTTCAGGACGTCAACAATCTGCACCGCCATGTCCGTTGTTGTGAGCATATTTTGGAAGGCCACCACCTGCTCGTGTAACTTGGGGAAGTCGGCGTCAAGGGAGAATGCGACATTGAGACAGCGAAGGGCCAGGACGTATTTCCCTGCCAACATTAGCATCGTCATGTTTGCTATCCGGGTATGATGCTCAGCGGATAGGAGCTTACTTCGTCGCAAGTAAACCTCGCATCCGGCAACTTGGGCCTCAATGCTTTTCGGACATGCCTGCAGCAGGGGCCCGAGGAACTTCATCGCTTCACCAAGGGGGTCTGTCGTCGCCACCAGCATAAGACCCAATGGGTCGTCATCCTTTGCTTCTCCAGTCGAGCTGCCCTTGTTGGGATCTTGCTTGGCATGCCTCTCAGCCGCCTGGCGTTCTAAACGCTGCAGTTCCTTCTTTGCCCTTTTCGCAGCTCTCTTCTTGGCCAGTGCACCCTCACCACCTCCACAGTCGCCGATAGTTCCATCGATAGAAACATTGTCAGCCAACTCGAGGTAAACTGAAATGGCGTCCAGGGCAGCTCTTGCATAGAATGGGTGGTCGCGCACATGATCCTCCCATCGCATCATATCAACGTATGCCCGGGTTTGACCTTTTCTGAGAGAAAAGCTGTGGAAGTCAAATTGATCCTCTTGCCAGACATCGAATATGTTTCTGACAGCATGCAGACGCTTTAGGGCCATGCCGAAGTTTCCATGTCTTGCATAtgcctcggcatcctcaGTCAGGTACCAAATGCACTGCATATCTAAGAGGTCCGCAAGCGGCCCCCCTACTGTCTCAGTCCGAGTAAAAAGACCCACGGTCTTAAGAGCTTTGTCGTTCTCATCGTTGCGCAGTTGATACTTGGCGGCCTTGCTGTTTATATAACGGTCCTTCAAATCTAGCTTCCGAGCATTATCCATCGTTTCAGCTGCTTTTGCCAGATTGCCTCCATGCTTCAATATTCTGGCCTTGGTTTGGTGAAAGTCAACACTCTTTGGATCCTTCTGAATGGCCATTTCAATAAATTCCATGGCCTTCCCGAGGTCTCGGCTGAGGTAATTGTTGTAGTGCTGCGCAAGAAAATAGAGCGCTGCCCCATCACCTTTGTCCTTGCTGGAAGGGTCACCGAGTTGAGATTGCAAATACTTCTCAGCAAGGTGGCTCAACGACTCCCTCTTGTCCGGGTCCAAGTACAGGTGCTTCAGATTAGCAAAGGTTGACGGGACGCCTTTGTTGAGCATTAGGGTCAAATATTCTCCCGCAGCATGTCTAAACTCGTCTCCTTCGGCCGAGGTCAGCGGTTGGTTTGGATGAGATCCCAGATTCTACGTTACCTTGTAAAAAATCGAGAGGAAGACGCCTAGGGGCATCACTACGAGGACACTTCCGAACATAGTCATCGTATATTCCTTTTCGTGCCTGCGGTTCATCTTTGTCGATGTTCAAGGCGGCCTCAAGCTTCTCATAGTACTCGGGATGCTCCGAATTACGATCAAGTAGCGCCCTGTACGCCTTGGCTGCTTCCTCTTTCCGTCCGAGCTTAGTCAAAAACTCGGCCCGGGACTCCATGACAGCGAGCCGATCCAGGTTATATTTCGCGTTTTCATCTAAGTGGTCCAGGGCGCGCTGATAGTCCCCTTGCTCAGCTATCAGCGAGTTTTTGTACATCACGGATTCGGAATGCTCGAGATCATGGCGTGAAGGCGTGGCTTTCAAGGTCCCTTCGTAGGTAGTCAAGACATTCTCAGCCTCCAAAGGATTTCCCGAAAGGTGGTGCGCAATAGCAAGAGCAGTCCAGCTCTGTCGCACCTGTGGTCGAGCCTGCAGCATGGAAATGCGACTCTGGATATATCCTTGATAGTCTCGCATCTGGACCTGGAGAACGGCAAGATCCCTTTGGATCTGCTGGGATTCGGGTTCGAGTTTCAGGGCAAATTTATAGGCCTTGATTGCCTCCTCGAAATTTTTGTTCGCCCGATAGAGCAAACCATACACATGCCAGCAAATATGTGATTTCATATCGACAGTCAGGGCTTCCTTGGCAAGCGCAAATGCCTCCTCTGTCTTACCCTGTCCGTTGAGGATCAGGGATTTCATGGCCATCGTGTCTCCATGCTTCGGGAATTTTTTGAGAATAAGGTCGGCTGTCTTCAGGCCACGCTTGTACTGTTTGTCCTCGTAGCTGCGGATGACAGTCCGGAACTGTGCCGCTTCTTTAGGGGCCAGCGGTTGCGGCATTGTATGTTAAACAGTCCCGGGCTCAAGGGAAAGTCGATAAGGGGAGGTTTGAGGATTCTGTTGCTTGTCGCAAAGTAAAGCAGCAGGACTTGGGATGGCTTGGGACTACCAGGCGATCCCAAAAAGTAAAGACATGTGACAGCTTTTGAAGGTAGCTTTGTAGAACTTGGTGTCTCCGCAGTGGAGCTGAGAGAAAGAACTGAGAATCGCTTACTTCCTTGCCGACAGTCCAGACTCGGAACAATCCTGTTATCCAGTAATTATATACGCCAGTAGCACAAAGCACTATCCGAACCCAACCTCATAGAGCTGCCAGACCTACCAGAACTTGCAATATATCGAACcattgtacttgcagaggGGTaatattacaagtactggacTATTTCTCCAACTATTAATTGATCTATTATATTTCAGAAAATTAGAACCCAACATAATAAACTatttttaatatatctaTATATAAATTCTTTAGCTTCCATAAGTTATATTACATAACATAATTATAATTACTTATTTATTCACTTAAATATTGTAATAAATATAACCGTACTgtatatactattagtattaaaactagtagtatttatataaataagAAGACTTTTAATAGGACACTATCTtgaactactactagtaattatataactataatactaatagtaataatagaaCTGTACTAATTCTATTtatgtaaggcgcgctataggcgtataggccttataagcaaATGTAAGGTGTAGTACCTGCACTAAGTGCAAATACTAGCGAATCTTTCaacagtttggccatttggccAAATAGTAAACTGATttattgttacggagtcgctaggcgactgctctaggactctcaataatgtttattaaaagacttgaaggagggaaaactacttagcaactagggcttctagttgtgtgcgttcctcctagtgggtcccttggttccctccgttctcctatatcgggctaagcccgataccataacatttattattaatataGGTACACCTTCCAATATGTATTACAACCTGAGTAATAATTAaataaataactaatatatatatatatatatatataatataatataaaAATAGAGTATTCTATTTAAAGAATGTACTAGATAAGTATGACTATTGATATTTAAGTATTACAAATATAGGCTATAGCTAAGTATAGTAAAATTCAAAGACGCAATATACCTACTTTAAAGGCCTGTTGAAAAGGGAGGTCCTAATTTACTCTTATATTAGTCCCttaaatatatatattaataactCTTTTAAATCTTTATTGAAGTACTACTTTGTAGTTTTATGATATTTAAGAGACTTCTGCTAGTTTGGGAGCAATAAAACCTACTTACTAAAGTTAAGAATAAAAACtatattataaaatagctattTCTAGTCTATAGTACTCTAAGTATATAAGTTAGGCGTATTATAGAATAAAATATTAATAAGAGTCTGTTAAGAATCTTTATACTTCTAAATTACAAAGTAAATTCTTAAATTGATTAATAAAGAACTTTAAAAATAACTCTTGCAATTTATATATAAGTAAgagtagtagaagtataCCGTACAGACTAAAGAATCAATTACGCTATTAATAATAGCAGAATtggtactagttagtaattAGATAAGAGTACAAACTTCGGTATGCTAAATAATACAAATATATACAATTATGTTTCTAAGTAAAGTATAAGGGAAATACGTCTATtcatatatatatagtaatacCTTAATAACTTTATAGATTAAGGTTATAACTATATAgctatataatagtttaattgcttatagtattactataggctagcaatagctagtagcggTTTGGAAAATTAATAATTAGTATTCTAATTAATTAGCTTAAGTAGTCGACTaaatactattagtaataactcttgcaatttgtatATACAGGAGgtaggggtagtagaagtatatcgtacggaccagggaatcaattaCGCTATAAGGTAATAGCAGAATGGGTACTATTTAGTAACTAAGTAAGAGAGCAAACTTAGgagtactaaattatataaacaaATATAattattctattaagtacagtataggagaaataggactaATTATACTTAAGAGGTCGCACCTTAATAACCTTAAGACTATAATTACCgtactaatatatatatacataaGCCTATTAAGATAGGTAGCCAATTTATTACATTATacagtatatatatatataagccTATTAAGTTAGGTAGTTAGtctattatactatatagtaagttacttacttaattgtatttatatagtaagttATTAGCTTAATTACCcttatactatagtttaaaTTACTAAGAgcagtactattagtataataatattatatattatactCTTTTTCTAGCCTACTATATACTCTTTATTATACAATATATAgactacctatatatatagctcCTTCCTTTTTATACTTATtgttttttttctttctccTTAGTTTAAAAATTTTATagtctttatatatactactTTCCtattagttagtattataatattattttTAAACTTTATTAACCTACCTTAAAGATAAGTATTTAGCTAAAACCTTAAGTCTAATAGAATATTAAGCCCTACTAACTATACTACTTATTTAGCTATTACCTAAAGCCTTAACTTAATACTACCCTTAGAATAATTAAGTAGTTTTACTTTAAGCTCTAACTTAGCTTTACTTAAAATTATTACTTTACTTTAGGTATACCTTTAATAGCTTAAAGAAATAAGTAAAACTTCCCTACCTTTTACCTTTAACCTAATACTtcttactactatagctCCTACTACCTACCTTATATTATATTTAACCTTATTTAATAGTAACTTAAAAATTTTCTCCTTTTAGTTATTAAAAATTTAAACTAAAATTAAACTTaaaggtattattattagtaataataaagCTTAATTTTACTATAATTTTAGCTAATTAGAACTAAAGActaaaaatatactaactatTTAACTTAAGTATAAGTAGAAATTAAGTAAATTTAAATACTAAAAGATTATTTAAAATTTAAAAAAGATTTATAGTAATCTAAACTAAATTAAAAAAGCCCTTAAGAAACTTTTTTAGTTTTACTaaattattatatttataaagttcctttttatttttaaaGGTATATTACTTAAAGTAAATAGCCCTAACTAACCTAAAGTTATTAAaattaattaccttaaaacTACCTTTTTTAATAACCTTTATTAAATATTACTATTTAATTTTTAccttttatataataatttcCTTACCTTTacttattaagttagtactattactaattaTTTTAAGTTCcttatatattaattatCTTATTACCTTACTAACTACTATATAGAAAGGGTAAAAACTATTACTATTTAGtaagttaatattatttaAACCTACGTATATTTCATAAGCTAATTTTACTAAGGGAAATAAATACCTTTATAAGTAATAAGTTAATTTTACTAAAAATAATAAACTTTTTTATAAAAAATAAACCTAATATATTTTAGCTATAAAATATAATTACTAAATATAAAAGGGGGTTTACTTTTATTATATAAGGAAGAattactatatataaatttacttatattta includes these proteins:
- a CDS encoding Protein prenyltransferase; translated protein: MPQPLAPKEAAQFRTVIRSYEDKQYKRGLKTADLILKKFPKHGDTMAMKSLILNGQGKTEEAFALAKEALTVDMKSHICWHVYGLLYRANKNFEEAIKAYKFALKLEPESQQIQRDLAVLQVQMRDYQGYIQSRISMLQARPQVRQSWTALAIAHHLSGNPLEAENVLTTYEGTLKATPSRHDLEHSESVMYKNSLIAEQGDYQRALDHLDENAKYNLDRLAVMESRAEFLTKLGRKEEAAKAYRALLDRNSEHPEYYEKLEAALNIDKDEPQARKGIYDDYNLGSHPNQPLTSAEGDEFRHAAGEYLTLMLNKGVPSTFANLKHLYLDPDKRESLSHLAEKYLQSQLGDPSSKDKGDGAALYFLAQHYNNYLSRDLGKAMEFIEMAIQKDPKSVDFHQTKARILKHGGNLAKAAETMDNARKLDLKDRYINSKAAKYQLRNDENDKALKTVGLFTRTETVGGPLADLLDMQCIWYLTEDAEAYARHGNFGMALKRLHAVRNIFDVWQEDQFDFHSFSLRKGQTRAYVDMMRWEDHVRDHPFYARAALDAISVYLELADNVSIDGTIGDCGGGEGALAKKRAAKRAKKELQRLERQAAERHAKQDPNKGSSTGEAKDDDPLGLMLVATTDPLGEAMKFLGPLLQACPKSIEAQVAGCEVYLRRSKLLSAEHHTRIANMTMLMLAGKYVLALRCLNVAFSLDADFPKLHEQVVAFQNMLTTTDMAVQIVDVLKAEFKAMGESKGLGKYIEEFKARHISSPRHLLASISARRSLGDDKAEWDDEVINLLTLDSVTLSDAEEMLKALKRWSSTKVIDFIRTALMKWPDATRLAL